ACTGACTAAGCTATAACTTATACATTGTCTTACAATCTCATCAAAAATCTCTTGAAAAATGCCACTTTGCTTGAATCTTCCATGGCGATTTTTGGAAAAAGTAGAATGGTCAGGAATTTCTTCATTCATATCTAAACTTACAAACCACCTATATCCAATATGCATCTTGACTTCTTCACATAACTTTCTCTCTGAAGTAATATCGTAAAGATATCCAATGAGAAGCATGCGAATGAGTATTTCAGGGTCAAT
Above is a window of Deltaproteobacteria bacterium DNA encoding:
- a CDS encoding transposase, whose product is MLGKRNPQEPLFYYFNMADMIPKNHILRLINKYVDFSFIRKKVKHLYSETGRPSIDPEILIRMLLIGYLYDITSERKLCEEVKMHIGYRWFVSLDMNEEIPDHSTFSKNRHGRFKQSGIFQEIFDEIVRQCISYSLVS